The region CACGGCCTGATAAATGTCTCTCGCTTCATTAGCTACAATCTCTCACACCATAAAACAACAGGAGTATCACTCAGAGATCATAACACCACAGACCCACCCCGGGAAAGAAGGGGAGAGGAAAATCCATGCACCAGAATGCAAAATGAAAGCATTGGGACACTTTGTGGAACAATATCAGTTGCCTTTGTTCATTTCAAAGTGTTTTGTTTGGGCAAAACAAATCAGAGCCATGAAGTCAGCCAGCCCTAAACCTAGTTTCTTTGATACCaagtttatctgtgtgtgtgtgtgtgtgtttgtgtggtccaTGTCTAATGATACATGTGGATATCAgatgtccccacaaagataaTAATACCTGACAAATAAGTCCTCACATGGTTTTGTGGTTAGGAAAAGGGCTTGCTCtgttattattgtgtgtgtacagtacccTCAGTGTCCATGGAGCTCAGAGTTTGCTGTTCTTCTTAAACTGTGAGACCAAGCCCAGCACTTGCTCTGTGGCTGTGATGCTTTTGTTGTGCATGTAGGCAGCACTGTTTGACAGGGTGTCCTGCAGGAAGTATCTGTAATTCACCATGATGCCACAGGAGTTGGCCACTCCACGTGGGCTGGTGTCTGCATGCCAGTTCAGCCTCCACATGGTGGCGCCGTTCTGCAGGTGGAAGTTGGCCACAGGGTTCAGGGCGTAGCCACGCCTCTTCTCTCCGTAGAGGTACCAGGCACAGAGGCGCATGAAGGGGCCCTCCAGGACGTGGACCAGGCGTTCGGAGCGGGTCCACTCACCAGTACTGATCAGCTTTCGCAGGGCATCCAGGGTGTTGGTACTGGTTGTGTTCGTGATGTCTGCTACCTCCCTCCACTCATGGTCAGTTAGTAGTTCCATGCGGCCCTCTTTCCGGTGCTGGCTGAGCAGGCCCAGAAGCCAGGAGGAGAAGCCTGGGATGGGAGACAGGCTGGAGAACTGGGACATGTGGGGAAACTCACTCTGCAGAAACACAAAGAGGAAGGTTACAGTACTGcgcaaaagtcttaggccatCAGCCTCAGTCTCTGTCCAGAAAATAGTTATAAGCTATTTATCTGgacagtaagtgtttatttgcatgaaaaaaatgatatcattaaaaatgtaaaccttaTTCTCAcaataaaaatgaagaaaacataACTGATGCAGTGTAAGTTTGTGAAGTATGTGCACAGCATCTGGCAGAGTCTTACAATAAATGGTCTGGTAGGGCATGTCGCAGCTAAGAAACTATTCTTGGAGAAAGGAAACCAATACATTTTGCTTATTGCCTAACTGATATACAGCTGTTGAGTCTAAAACATTTGTCCATGACAGTGAATGAACCATTAAACATATTAGAGGCAAAGCAAGACAAGACAAAAAAGGTataaaaaagtaacagtaaagAAAAGGCAGGATAACACAgtataaacattaaataatcaGTGGTTATGACATGATGAGATGAAATGTTGTTGATTATAGTCCCAAAAGACCATAATTGACTAAGGGCATGCTCAATAATGAACCCAGTATGAACACAGCACTCAGAAGAGCTTATCTCCTTGAACTACCAATCAAACCAAGAACTTTTGTTTCCCACTGCAAAACACATCAAGCGCCCCAATCAACCACATATCTGCCATTGTACTTGATAGAGATGAACGACCATCTCATTCTCTTGCTCTTCCCCCTGCCCTCCATTTTCGCTCTCCCTTTCAATACGTTTCAAGCTCTTGACTCTGGTCCAAAGCGCTCTGCTGTGCTCAATGCTGCCGGCTGGCCTGCCCaccagtctctttctctcctttctcaccTGTCTTCACACGCTTTCTTCCCtgccctctctttttctccacctgccctctctcctcctctgttaTGCTGGCTCTAGCTTGTCACGGTTGATAAGGCACCGAGCTGTGTGGAGTGTCGATTCACTGGAGGCAGCGATGAGGCAAAGTGTGTCGGACAGACCCTGGAGGCAGATGTTGTAGTGTGCCTTCGACCACTCCCTTGCTACATCTCCCTTCTTTCTCATTCATTCCCGTGTATTTTCATCCCACGAGTCAGTGGATCTGAGATTAACCATGTCAAGAGGTCACTTTCCATTCATCAGATCAATTTACTGTAAAACCTTGATCAGCAGGCTTAAAGCTGGCATGCAATCGACAGAGGCTGACAGATAAGAACGGGCGCAACGAGAGGGCCCCGGAGTGTAATGCTGAAAGACAACGCCATCCTCCTCCTTTCTTCCTAAATCATACTGTGACCTTTTAGTTTCCTACCCATCATCTATCCATCATTGTGGTGGTCCCTCAGTGGAGCTTCTCTATTCAGCTTAATGTGGGGCATAACACTGCCATGGCACTGTACAGACACAGTTCTGAGCCAGCCGGGAGGCTCaactttctttgttttttctcaACTGATATCTGGAGTTATCAGGGAGACCACAACGGGAATAAAGCGAAAACTCATCGGCCACACGAAAAGGCTTTGTTGAAGAAAATCTAGTTTCGGCTTCAATTCAATATTGTCAGAGTTCAGACAGACTAGTGAATACAGATAACAAGTTCAAGCCCTACTGAACAATGTACATCCCTAGAACGCCACAGATCAATTTCGCCAATGTCAAGAGTGCGGAAAGATCCATGGTGAGGGTAGGATTCTCCGGCCAACACAAATGCTACTGAATGTAAATGGAGCTAGGGTACAATTCAGCAGGACACAGTGTTAAAAACCACTTACAGCACTCCCAACTTACAAACCTACAAGCATATAGTACACTAGACTACTAACTAACTTCACATCAAAAATCacttcaaaaacatttgaaaagaaagCTTATATTTATCACAACTAcagattaaaataataaatttttcatgtttttttcatggTTAATTGTGGTTTAATTGTGATGCATTGGGTTACGGCTGGATGCCCTTTTTAACCTTACAGACAAGTCtgatatacaaacccgattccaaaaaagttgggacactgtacaaattgtgagtaaaaaaggaatggaataatttacaaatgtcataaacttatatttaattcacaatgaaatatagataacatatcaaatattgaaagtgagacattttgtaatgtcatgccaaatattggctcattttggatttcatgagagctacacattccaaaaaagttgggacaggtagcaataagaggccggaaaagttaaatgtacagataatgaacagctggaggaccaatttgcaacttattatgtcaattggcaacatgatcgggtataaaaagagcctctcagagtggcagtgtctgtCAGAattcaagatgggcagaggatcaccaattcccccaatgctgcggcgaaaaatagtggagcaatatcagaaaggagtttctcagagaaaaattgcaaagagtttgaagttatcatcatctacagtgtataatatcatccaaagattcagagaatctggaacaatctctgtgagtaagggtcaaggccggaaaaccatactggatgcccgtgatcttcaaagtggaaaagtgttctgtggtcagacaaatcaaaatttgaagttcattttggaaaactgggacgccatgtcatccggactaaagaggacaaccCAAgatgttatcagcgctcagttcagaagcctgcatctctgatggtatggggttgcatgagtgcgtgtggcatgggcagcctacacatctggaaaggcaccatcaatgctgacagttatatccaagttctagaacaacatatgctcccattcagacgtcatctctttcagggaaaaccttgcattttccaacatgacattgccagaccacatactgcattaattacaatgtcatggctgtatagaagaaggatccgggtattgaaatggccagcctgcagtccagatctttcacccatagaaaacatttggcgcatcataaagaggaaggtgcgacaaagaagacctaagacagttgagcaactagaagcctgtattggacaagaatggggaaacattcctattcataaacttgagcaactagtctcctcagtccccagacgtttgcagtctgtaataaaaagaagaggggatgccacacagtggtaaacatggccttgtcccaactttttagagatgtgttgatgccatgaaatttaaaatatacttatttttcccttaaagtgatacattttctcagtttaaacatttgatatgtcatctatgtagtattctgaataaaatatttaaatttgaaacttccacatcattgtattctgtttttattcacaattgtacagtgtcccaactttttggaatcgggtttgtacattattttaattaaaagagCCATAGCTGGAACGCACTGGAAGGGAGTGCTTCATCCTCCTCTCAGCATTATTGGGGATGATGACTGATATcattatacagtatttcactcTGTTGGGCAGTTAATCCTGCCACTGTCCGCTATCACCCCCAAACACACCCCAGGGTCAGGTAGAATTGCAGGACTGGGAGAGTATCCTGTTTGATTACAAAACTCAAGAGTCTATGTACAATCAGAAACATGTGCTTGTCTAGATAATTACACAAATCCTTGCCATTATATGAACCCCTCATCCTACACAAACAGCTTCAGTTGCCCTATGGTTGTGGTAGACGGCCAGCTGTTTATTACCCAGGGCCAGTGATGCTTAGCTTGGAGATCTAATAACATAGTGGAAGTGAATGGAATTCATCAGGTGACATTGAAGCAAGTGACAGACATTGGAAAGGACCGAGCCAGGAGCAGGCTAATAAATCACTTGTTACGATGCAGAGGACCAGCCAACAAGCTCAGGAGATGTTCCACAGTGTTCACGGTCATGTGGGACCATGACAAGGACAGCAGCGGTAATGTGACCTCATTCTGCACCCACCTGCAGCTCCCGCACCACTCTCTTGATGAGGACGTTCCCCAGGTCCACCCCCTGTAGGCCGGCCTGTGTGGAGGAGATGGAGTAGAACACTGCCGTGTAGACTTTGTTCACATCCTCCTCCGAGTCCAGGGTAACAAACTCTCTCACGATACTCTATGGCACAGCAGAACCAACAGTCAGTTATCACATACAACTGCACGTCTCCACATAACGGCCAGACAAACATCTCATTGTATTCCAGTCTTTTCCGTATGAATCTCTCACCTGTATGTTATCAGAGATGCTCTCTGTGAGGGCCACATGCAGAACGACTAATGGCTCCCCTGGCATCGCAGCATGGGTGAAAGCATAGCAACGACGGTAAGGCCCCACCCTACGCTTTATATCGGTCCAGTTCCTCACAGGGTGGACAGCCTCATACCTGCCAGGACAACACAGAGTCAGGTGAGGGGTCAGAGTTTGCGTGCGAGTACACTGCAGatctgtaatgtgtgtttacTACAGGTGTCTTCTCACTGGCTAATCTTCTGCAGTATCTCGCAGGGGGACTGCCATGTGATCCTCTCCAGGCGCAGCAGGCCTACAGAGAACCACTCAGACAGCAGACTCTTCAGAGTGCCGTTCAGGTCCTGAAGGGGGAAGGAGCGGGACACAGGCACCACCATCAGAACTCGGAAGGAAAACTCTGGAATGTTCGAACCAACAACTCCATAGTTTGTGCGTCATGAGATGACAGACTGTAGCTGCTACTGTGTGGCCGgcacaatgttttttatttacctcACAAAGAATATCTGCTTACCGCTGAAAGTGATGATTAAAACACATAACCTCAGCGTGGTAGAGCCCCAGCCCTCCCGTACCAAGGCCTGACCTACAGCCTTGAAATAGCACTGATTCGAAACACACAAAACTCATGCTTGTGCTGCGCCCCCCCCCTCCTCAATCTGTCACTATTGTAGCCCTAATAACAGTGATTGGCTCACTTCATTCTAATTTACAGAGTGGACTTTGTGTGTCAACACACCACAGTACCTAGTGACTGACAGCAGGATTAACAACATACAGCCTAACTTCCCTCACAAGCTGGAATCAATGGCATGGTTGTTAGATAATGCAGTGGTTCCATCTATATTACTAACAGTACCAGGGGTGTACGTTTTCCAAGGTATTTGTTAGCTTTTTTGGTTTTCATTATATCTGTTTATTACTTTATGTGGTCAGAGATAGGCCTAAGCTCAGAACGTCAATAAACACATTGCCATATGAGCAGATAGTCAACCTCCGAGGACAAGACTTCCTTATGATGAAGCGGTCTTACAAAAACTGCACACAtatccacaccattacacctgAATGAACTCAGACATACTATATGCTGTCCAGATACATCAGCCTCTGTCTTGTCAACAGCCCAACATCTCTTTGTCCATTACAAATCAATGTACCTACTAATCTATTGTGCACTAAAGTAACACTCCTGCCGATAAATGCTTGGCCTACGTACCAAATCTGATTCATATCCCTGTCAACGCAGCTAAAGATTCTTGTCAATTCTTAAtactttattattaatatatccTGCTGAATTTCTCCGTGAAAATACACTACTACTGTATAGAGTGATTCCTCACTGGCAACTTATAACACAATATTTGATCCATTggatacaggtgcatctcagaaattagaatattgtggaaaagttcattttttccccctgtaattcaaattaaaaaagaaCTGGACCATTGCTCAGTGGCTCATCAAAGCAACCTGGACTTCCATAAGACCTCAGCAGTGACACAGGTTGATttcctccatgccacgccaaattgatgcagtaattcgtgcaaaaggagccctgaccatgtattgagtgcataaattgaCATACTCAGGAAACCATTCCAGGTgctttgagttaattagctgattagagctcttctcggGTCAACATtcctgtattatacattttgttattctaatatttttagatactggattttttatttccatgagctgaaacaaaaaaggcttgaaatgtttcacattatgtgtaatgaatctagaatatatgaatgtgtcactttttgatttgaataacggaaaaaaaatatctaaaagcATAATGAATAGTGTGTCAAAAGTTGGCGTATTGACAACATTTCAGACTTAACCAGGAGTCCTTTAAAACTTTACGGACCATCTGTAGGTGCTTCAAAGCAACAATGGATGTCCTACGTTAATCTTGCTGCTTGCTATTTAATGTGTACAATCTAGATTCAGCTAAAATTTTCTTTACAATCATTTttgaatattaaaaaaacactCACATTAATTAAAGTTCCACAGCGGCACATTTGCAAAGTTAAGAGCCATCATCCAATTTATAACTATTACCAACAATAGCTATTACAATAACTATTACCAACaatgaatgtgaaaaaaaactatatttcctCTGGTCAGCCTCTGCTGGTCGTGTGGGTATGAAGTGCAATGAAGTAAATGGAGTATAAAACGTATTACATTTGGAGAGATACAACTCTGTAACTTTGACATGACAGAAGAATGTATATTGTTGAAATATTTGTCaaatcaaaaacataaaaatgaaacattcatgTTTGAAGAGCAACAGGGATCCCATTAATGCATGCCAAGAggagcaacaacaacacagtcTTGCTGTTGCCTGAACCCTAGACTGTTCTGTGTGAACAGACAAAAACTGAAATCACCCAACCGTTTTGGTTTTTATTCAAACAGGGCCAATCCATTGGATGGGGAGAGCAAACTCTTTCAGCTTACTGCCCCTGCCCTACCAGAACCAGAGATGCAACACCTCTGTGGATTAGGTGCAGTAAGCACAATGCAGTTACCCAGTCTGGATTTTAAAAAAGACATGCCTGTATGAGCTGTGCGGCAACCAATTATATTTAGAAAAACTGAATTtcttgattggagtccatctGTGTGCAAATAAGGTGCtttacatgatttcaggttaaatacacctgtctctagGTGGTTTGACAGTTGGTAACTACCATTcctgacaaaaacaacatcatgaaGACAAAGGTACATTCCAAGCAAATCTGGATTTATTTGAAAAACCCCAGGCATGGATAGGATATAAGCCCATTTCTAAGACAGTGAATATCCTTGGAGCACATCTCCTCTCATGATCCTTGGAGCACAGTAAAGTATATGGCGCAACTGTGATTCTGCATAGAACAGGACATCCTGAAGAACTGAGACTCCAGGTGAAAAGGGTAGTAGTCAGTCAAGAGCCTATGGCAACCATAAATGAGTTACAGTCTTCCACGACTGAGCTAGGAGACACTGTACATACTGCAACAAGCCCGGGTGGTTCAGAAAGGTGGCCTTTATGGCAAAAGGAAAGCCAGTGTAGAAAAGCCATCAAATAAAATCTAGAGTTTGACAGAAGGCATCTGGGAGCCTGTGAGACCATAACTGAGCT is a window of Esox lucius isolate fEsoLuc1 chromosome 19, fEsoLuc1.pri, whole genome shotgun sequence DNA encoding:
- the mlycd gene encoding malonyl-CoA decarboxylase, mitochondrial, with product MIPQPIICALRSSVTCWRQRSVLETALRLKALGFRTVCFRSTFAPGPVTSMEEILTRVVIPLPTYETREKSPPPPESNSVEFMHFYKSLEKEEKSQLLAKLSLDFGVDHKGVSELAGKLSDTQQRDLATILQVEDRLRYSLTPRYKQLLNHISRVEGGVKFLVDLRADLLEMISSKTNDSPHIRDLNGTLKSLLSEWFSVGLLRLERITWQSPCEILQKISQYEAVHPVRNWTDIKRRVGPYRRCYAFTHAAMPGEPLVVLHVALTESISDNIQSIVREFVTLDSEEDVNKVYTAVFYSISSTQAGLQGVDLGNVLIKRVVRELQSEFPHMSQFSSLSPIPGFSSWLLGLLSQHRKEGRMELLTDHEWREVADITNTTSTNTLDALRKLISTGEWTRSERLVHVLEGPFMRLCAWYLYGEKRRGYALNPVANFHLQNGATMWRLNWHADTSPRGVANSCGIMVNYRYFLQDTLSNSAAYMHNKSITATEQVLGLVSQFKKNSKL